The window TCAAATAGAAAAAGCTATTTATATACTAAACATTTTTTACAAAAAAAAATATAATCATCTCATTTTAGTGCGTGCTCTGCAAAAAGACTTATTAACATTAATTTACATTAAACGTGAAAAAAAAATAAATTTGCATATACAATTAAAACAACATAATATTTGGCATACAAGATATAAATTTTTTATAAATGCTTTGGAAAAAATAAATAATAACAGTTTGTTAAAAGCAGTTCAAATGCTTGTAAAAATAGAAATAAATATCAAAAAAAAATATAATAATAATATCTGGAATCAATTGCAAGAATTAACTTTAATATTATGTAAATAATATTTCACATTTAAACAAACAAAAAATGAAAAAATTATATGTAATTTTTGGTGGGAATTTTGATCCTATTCATTATGGACATATTTATTTAGCAGAAAAATTAGCAAAAGAAATCTCTATAGAAAAAATAATATTTTTACCAAACAATTATCCTCCGCATCGAAATAGAACTAAAACATCTATACTAGATAAAATAAAAATGATCAAACTTGCTATTCATAAAAATCCTTTATTTCAAATCAGTTATTTAGAAACAAAAAAAAATCATTTTTTTTATACTATAGATACATTAAAAAAAGTTAGAAAAAAAATAAGTCATTTAAGACCTTTATGCTTTATAATGGGAGAAGATAACTTACAAACATTCTATCTTTGGAAGGATTGGAGAAAAATATTATTATATTCTCACTTATTAATTTATCCTCGAGAACATAAAAAAAATAATAATCATAATGATGATGAATTTAAAAAATGGATTGATTGTCATACTGTATATGATTTGAATTTGTTAAATAAGCAATCATTTGGTTTAATTTATTTTTCACACGGTTCTTCTATTAATATTTCTTCTAGTAAAATAAGAAAAAATTATTCTACGGGTAAAAGTTCTTATGCACTTTTGCCATCTATTGTAAATAATTATATTATATCAAAAAAATTATATCATAATGATTAATGATCCCCTTAATTCTTTTATTTTTTATAATACTAAAAGAAATAATTTGAAAGATATTTGATGAAAAAATGGAAAAAAAAATTATATTGAATTTAATTGGACTACGATGTCCAGAACCAATTATGATAATAAGAAAAACACTTCGCAATATGAAAAAAAATGAAAAAATATTAGTTTTATCAGATGATCCAACAACTAAAAGAGATATTCCAAATTTCTGTTATTTTATGGAACATCAGTTGTTAAAAAATGAAATAAAAGTGAAACCTTATCGTTATTTATTAAAAAAAGGATTATAAATTTTAAAAATATTTCTTATATAAACTATATGTTTAATATATACACTTCAAATTTAATATATAATCATTATATATAAATACAGTGTATATATTAAAAAAACTTCTATT is drawn from Buchnera aphidicola (Macrosiphum gaurae) and contains these coding sequences:
- the nadD gene encoding nicotinate-nucleotide adenylyltransferase; translated protein: MKKLYVIFGGNFDPIHYGHIYLAEKLAKEISIEKIIFLPNNYPPHRNRTKTSILDKIKMIKLAIHKNPLFQISYLETKKNHFFYTIDTLKKVRKKISHLRPLCFIMGEDNLQTFYLWKDWRKILLYSHLLIYPREHKKNNNHNDDEFKKWIDCHTVYDLNLLNKQSFGLIYFSHGSSINISSSKIRKNYSTGKSSYALLPSIVNNYIISKKLYHND
- the tusA gene encoding sulfurtransferase TusA; the protein is MEKKIILNLIGLRCPEPIMIIRKTLRNMKKNEKILVLSDDPTTKRDIPNFCYFMEHQLLKNEIKVKPYRYLLKKGL